The following are from one region of the Dreissena polymorpha isolate Duluth1 chromosome 2, UMN_Dpol_1.0, whole genome shotgun sequence genome:
- the LOC127867559 gene encoding guanine nucleotide-binding protein subunit gamma-1-like isoform X1: MDANAKEARMNKFQEGLQQQRKLVEQLRLEAAVPRLRVSECIEDIMKYCEQHTNEDVLINGFLKPGDNPYKEKGGCTIL; this comes from the exons ATGGATGCAAACGCGAAAG AAGCGAGGATGAACAAATTCCAGGAAGGTTTGCAGCAGCAGCGGAAGTTGGTTGAGCAGCTCCGCCTGGAGGCAGCCGTACCGCGCCTGCGCGTCTCCGAGTGCATAGAGGATATCATGAAATACTGCGAGCAGCACACAAATGAGGACGTGCTCATCAACGGTTTTCTTAAGCCGGGAGACAACCCATATAAGGAGAAGGGCGGATGCACAATACTCTGA
- the LOC127867559 gene encoding guanine nucleotide-binding protein subunit gamma-1-like isoform X2 translates to MSMEARMNKFQEGLQQQRKLVEQLRLEAAVPRLRVSECIEDIMKYCEQHTNEDVLINGFLKPGDNPYKEKGGCTIL, encoded by the coding sequence AAGCGAGGATGAACAAATTCCAGGAAGGTTTGCAGCAGCAGCGGAAGTTGGTTGAGCAGCTCCGCCTGGAGGCAGCCGTACCGCGCCTGCGCGTCTCCGAGTGCATAGAGGATATCATGAAATACTGCGAGCAGCACACAAATGAGGACGTGCTCATCAACGGTTTTCTTAAGCCGGGAGACAACCCATATAAGGAGAAGGGCGGATGCACAATACTCTGA